A genomic stretch from Candidatus Sysuiplasma jiujiangense includes:
- the pheA gene encoding prephenate dehydratase: MHGRTVGFQGEKGAYSEQAAIEYYGADVETVPLRTVSDVFLEVESGGVDSGIVPVENSIGGNIYETYDMLSETSLNIAGETILRIEHCLIGARGSKLPDIKTVYSHPQALEQCRNYLKKLKVEMVSTYDTAGSVRMIKEGNMRDCAAIAAERNASLYGLEVIAKGIEGYAGSFTRFLIMSKDRGERIGPYKTSLMFGVDHSPGSLYRALEPFAELGINLSKIESRPKKGFPWEYYFFMDFEGGTDETECALAVSRLRGLTQYVKVLGSYRRAMPPKK, encoded by the coding sequence TTGCATGGAAGAACTGTAGGATTTCAGGGAGAAAAGGGTGCGTACAGCGAGCAGGCGGCCATTGAATACTATGGGGCGGATGTAGAGACAGTTCCACTGAGAACGGTAAGCGACGTATTCCTGGAAGTGGAGTCAGGTGGCGTCGATTCAGGAATTGTTCCTGTAGAGAATTCAATCGGCGGCAACATTTATGAAACATATGACATGCTCTCCGAAACCAGCCTGAACATTGCAGGCGAGACAATTCTCAGAATCGAGCACTGCCTTATCGGTGCCCGCGGATCAAAACTCCCGGACATCAAAACAGTCTATTCGCATCCCCAGGCTCTGGAACAGTGCAGGAACTACCTGAAGAAACTGAAGGTTGAAATGGTGAGCACTTATGACACAGCGGGAAGCGTCAGGATGATAAAGGAAGGCAATATGAGGGACTGTGCGGCAATAGCTGCCGAAAGAAACGCTTCACTGTACGGCCTCGAGGTAATCGCAAAGGGCATTGAGGGATATGCCGGCAGTTTTACGAGATTTTTGATCATGTCGAAAGACAGAGGAGAAAGGATCGGACCTTACAAAACATCCCTTATGTTTGGCGTCGATCACTCGCCGGGCTCCCTCTACAGGGCGCTTGAACCATTTGCGGAACTGGGCATAAACCTGAGCAAAATAGAATCCAGACCGAAAAAAGGATTTCCATGGGAATACTACTTCTTCATGGATTTCGAAGGCGGAACTGATGAAACGGAATGTGCTCTTGCTGTTTCGAGGCTTCGCGGCCTGACACAGTACGTGAAAGTGCTTGGCTCGTACCGCAGGGCAATGCCTCCAAAGAAATGA